A single genomic interval of Takifugu flavidus isolate HTHZ2018 chromosome 19, ASM371156v2, whole genome shotgun sequence harbors:
- the dusp10 gene encoding dual specificity protein phosphatase 10: MPPSPLDDRIVVALPRPIRPQELHLRLDTSYLDAITSSGSNSGSSSSDAVISTTVVKIQATANIVTYMPSSKGSTRSLSCGCSSASCCSVTTYERDSQSLSHSPVSASSPNLSYGAPPTPMVSNHEALSTSSLTPGTSKAPSTVRVIHPNELAKRMTCCPMGHPVGPVPVIIDCRTFMDYNKSHIRGAVHINCSDKISRRRLQQGKITVLDLISCREGKDSYKGIFSKEIVVYDESTADPNRLTFSQPLYVVLESLRREGKDPIILKGGLSCFRQSHENLCEHSLHLHEGLDTGAAAGLTGALPHSLPSTPDIENAELTPILPFLYLGNEHDAQDFNLLQRFHVGYILNVTTHLPLYHYDTGLFVYKRLPVTDSNKQNLRQYFEEAFEFIEEAHQAGMGLLIHCQAGVSRSATIVIAYLMKHTWMTMTDAYKFVKTRRPIISPNLNFMGQLLEFEEDLNNGITPRILTPKLIGVETVV, translated from the exons ATGCCTCCATCTCCCCTCGACGACAGAATTGTGGTGGCTCTGCCAAGGCCGATCCGACCTCAGGAACTCCATTTGCGCCTGGACACCAGCTACCTGGACGCCAtcaccagcagcggcagcaacagcggcagtagcagcagcgACGCAGTCATCAGCACCACCGTGGTGAAGATCCAGGCGACAGCCAATATTGTAACGTATATGCCCTCATCCAAAGGCTCCACGCGCTCTTTGTCGTGTGGATGCAGCAGTGCGAGCTGTTGCTCTGTGACTACCTATGAGCGGGACAGCCAGAGCCTCAGCCACAGCCCGGTGAGCGCAAGCAGCCCCAACCTCAGCTATGGCGCACCCCCAACGCCCATGGTCAGCAACCACGAAGCATTAAGCACCTCCAGTCTCACTCCAGGTACTTCTAAGGCCCCGTCAACCGTGAGAGTCATTCATCCCAATGAGCTGGCCAAACGGATGACCTGCTGCCCCATGGGACACCCCGTGGGGCCGGTGCCGGTCATCATCGACTGCCGGACCTTCATGGATTACAACAAAAGCCACATCCGTGGGGCGGTGCACATCAACTGCTCCGACAAAATCAGCCGACGGCGATTGCAGCAGGGCAAAATCACTGTGCTGGACCTCATCTCCTGCCGCGAGGGCAAAGACTCATATAAGGGCATCTTCTCCAAAGAGATCGTGGTTTACGACGAAAGCACTGCGGATCCCAACAGGCTGACGTTCTCCCAGCCTTTGTATGTAGTCCTGGAGTCACTGAGGCGGGAGGGCAAAGACCCCATCATCCTCAAAG gaggCCTTAGCTGCTTTAGACAAAGCCATGAGAACCTGTGTGAGCACTCTCTGCACCTCCACGAGGGTTTGGACACTGGTGCAGCTGCCGGCCTGACTGGGGCACTACCTcactccctcccctccaccccggACATAGAGAACGCAGAGCTGACTCCCATCCTGCCCTTCCTGTACCTGGGGAACGAGCATGACGCTCAGGATTTCAACCTGCTGCAGCGATTTCACGTCGGCTACATCCTGAACGTGACCACCCACCTGCCGCTCTACCACTATGACACGGGCCTCTTTGTCTACAAGCGCCTCCCTGTCACGGACAGCAACAAGCAGAACCTGCGCCAGTACTTTGAGGAGGCCTTTGAATTTATCG aggaaGCACATCAGGCTGGTATGGGCCTTCTGATCCACTGCCAGGCAGGCGTGTCTCGTTCAGCCACCATCGTGATCGCCTACCTGATGAAGCACACCTGGATGACCATGACGGACGCCTACAAGTTTGTCAAAACCAGGAGGCCCATCATCTCCCCCAACCTCAACTTCATGGGTCAGCTGCTGGAGTTTGAGGAGGACCTCAACAACGGAATAACGCCACGAATCCTCACACCAAAGCTGATCGGTGTGGAAACTGTCGTCTGA
- the taf1a gene encoding TATA box-binding protein-associated factor RNA polymerase I subunit A, with product MDDLESEVELIDDIPKAQWKKKPKLSLGMQVNETPKETGFHQSTRLCLEQIREAMLHHRWQEAAEYMACYPQILEATTFVSARRDKEVIWRIGTEILHHHPNSKLQDYNIIYERMKHAGFGHYLMISLEHAFHLMINGYIEEAKGQLSIAESWRYGKETAVQHQKSSLIQAYRSLLDYIIWCDKKYKLRHTEYVEPGQSKDMNNYCRQASVNLKEILKIPGVWDPFIISYVEMLVYYDNHEEALTVLTNYAYDATFPPNPNAYVYLYKFLKEHDPSARNLMKVLKKLRVLVPSHELMLEYSSLLLQTEKTSNVQKALRVVLEMLDFACWRSNLDVWKLLKAIIQTLQLQDDWEDVVLRNMRERKDWWPMLHFTSMHSIKDSENPKLLKIKSSLAKILCPDLPLQYTTETDATL from the exons ATGGATGACTTGGAGAGCGAAGTTGAGCTCATTGATGACATTCCTAAAGCACAATGGAAGAAAAAACCTAAGCTCAGTTTGGGAATGCAAGTAAATG AGACACCCAAAGAAACTGGATTTCACCAGAGCACACGATTGTGCCTGGAACAGATCAGAGAAGCCATGCTGCACCATAGAtggcaggaggcagcagaataCATGGCGTGTTATCCACAGATTTTAGAGGCCACAACATTTGTTTCAGCACGGAGAGACAAGGAG GTAATTTGGAGAATTGGCACCGAGATTCTTCACCATCATCCTAACTCAAAGCTTCAAGACTACAACATCATCTATGAACGGATGAAACACGCAGGATTTGGTCATTACCTGATG ATCAGTCTCGAACACGCATTTCACCTAATGATTAATGGTTACATTGAGGAGGCGAAGGGCCAGTTATCTATTGCTGAAAGTTGGAGGTATGGGAAGGAGACCGCAGTCCAGCATCAGAAGTCAAGTTTGATACAGGCATACAGAAGTTTACTGGATTACATCATCTGGTGTGACAAAAAGTACAAGCTTAGACACACAG AGTATGTTGAACCAGGTCAAAGCAAAGACATGAATAACTACTGCAGACAGGCCTCTGTGAACCTGAAGGAGATTTTGAAAATTCCTGGTGTTTGGGATCCCTTTATAATCAGCTATGTAGAG ATGCTGGTTTATTATGACAATCACGAGGAGGCCTTAACTGTCTTGACTAACTACGCTTATGATGCGACATTCCCACCCAATCCAAATGCATATGTCTACCTGTACAAATTCTTAAAGGAGCACGACCCATCAGCGAGGAACCTGATGAAAGTGTTGAAg AAACTTCGTGTATTAGTACCAAGCCACGAGTTAATGTTGGAGTACAGCTCCCTCCTACTTCAGACAG agAAAACAAGTAACGTCCAGAAAGCTTTGAGAGTGGTTTTAGAAATGCTCGATTTTGCCTGTTGGAGAAGCAACCTTGACGTGTGGAAGCTTTTAAAAGCCATCATCCAAACATTGCAGTTACA AGACGACTGGGAGGATGTTGTCCTCAGAAACAtgagggaaagaaaagactGGTGGCCCATGCTGCACTTTACCAGCATGCACTCCATCAAAGACTCTGAGAACCCGAAGCTTTTGAAAATCAAATCATCGCTGGCCAAAATCCTCTGTCCTG ACCTGCCGCTTCAGTACACGACAGAGACGGATGCAACGTTGTGA